A single genomic interval of Gemmatimonas aurantiaca harbors:
- a CDS encoding LLM class flavin-dependent oxidoreductase yields the protein MNIPLSILELVSVTQDTDARGALDNARDLAIHAERLGYRRIWVAEHHNMPGIASAATSVVLAHIGAGTHTIRIGAGGIMLPNHAPYVIAEQFGTLERLFPGRVDLGLGRAPGTDPQTLRALRRPPEAAEHFPQDVLELQSWLAPVAPGQRIVAVPAAGTEIPLWILGSSHFGAVLAAELGLPYAFASHFAPDELLPALRLYRERFKPSHQLDRPYAMVGVNVIAADTDAEARRLATTQQMAFTNIFRGARGLAQPPIDDIETYWTPLEKAQVGRMLARSIVGSRETVRAGLQALVEETGADELIVVSMIYEHAARLRSVALTAEAGLGAAD from the coding sequence GTGAACATCCCGCTGTCCATTCTCGAATTGGTATCGGTCACGCAGGACACCGATGCCCGCGGTGCGCTCGACAACGCCCGTGATCTGGCCATTCATGCCGAGCGTCTCGGGTACCGTCGCATCTGGGTGGCCGAACATCACAACATGCCCGGGATCGCGAGCGCCGCCACGTCGGTGGTGCTCGCGCACATCGGGGCCGGCACACACACCATCCGCATCGGGGCGGGCGGCATCATGCTGCCCAACCATGCGCCCTATGTGATCGCCGAGCAGTTCGGCACACTCGAACGACTGTTTCCGGGGCGCGTGGATCTGGGACTTGGGCGGGCACCGGGTACCGATCCGCAGACGTTGCGTGCACTGCGTCGCCCCCCCGAGGCCGCCGAGCATTTTCCGCAGGACGTACTGGAACTGCAATCCTGGCTCGCCCCGGTCGCGCCCGGCCAGCGGATCGTCGCCGTGCCGGCCGCCGGTACGGAGATTCCGCTCTGGATACTCGGCTCCAGTCATTTCGGCGCCGTGCTCGCGGCGGAGCTGGGATTGCCCTACGCGTTTGCATCGCACTTCGCGCCCGACGAACTGCTGCCGGCGCTGCGCCTCTATCGCGAACGTTTCAAGCCATCACACCAGCTCGATCGTCCGTACGCAATGGTGGGCGTGAACGTCATCGCGGCCGATACCGACGCGGAGGCCCGCCGTCTCGCCACGACGCAGCAGATGGCGTTCACCAACATCTTCCGCGGCGCCCGCGGTCTGGCCCAACCTCCCATAGACGACATCGAGACCTACTGGACGCCGCTCGAGAAGGCGCAGGTCGGCCGCATGCTGGCGCGCTCGATCGTGGGGTCGCGGGAGACCGTCCGCGCCGGCTTGCAGGCGTTGGTGGAAGAAACCGGAGCCGACGAACTGATCGTGGTGTCGATGATCTATGAACACGCCGCGCGATTGCGGTCGGTGGCGCTGACTGCGGAGGCGGGTCTGGGGGCTGCGGATTAG
- a CDS encoding NADPH-dependent FMN reductase has product MSLKLTIIIGSTRPGRVGPTVAHWVDQFARDHGKFQVELVDLADIALPFLDEPAHPRFQQYEHEHTKRWSALVASSDAFVFVTPEYDYFPPATLVNAIQFLIKEWAEKPAAIVSYGGISGGLRSTQQLRLLISNVNMMPLQASVPIPMVTQFIGEDKVFRPNEPMSKGTTAMFDELHKWAVALKAMRERPAE; this is encoded by the coding sequence GTGTCTCTCAAGCTCACGATCATCATTGGCAGCACGCGGCCCGGCCGTGTCGGCCCCACCGTCGCGCACTGGGTCGATCAGTTCGCGCGTGATCATGGCAAGTTCCAGGTCGAGCTCGTCGATCTGGCCGACATCGCCCTGCCATTTCTCGACGAGCCGGCGCACCCCCGGTTCCAGCAATACGAACACGAGCATACGAAGCGCTGGAGCGCGCTCGTGGCCTCGTCCGATGCCTTCGTGTTCGTGACACCCGAGTACGACTACTTCCCGCCGGCCACGCTCGTCAATGCCATTCAGTTTCTGATCAAGGAGTGGGCCGAGAAGCCCGCCGCCATCGTCAGCTATGGCGGTATCTCGGGCGGTCTTCGGTCCACACAGCAGCTCCGTCTGCTGATCAGCAACGTCAACATGATGCCGCTGCAGGCATCGGTGCCCATCCCCATGGTCACGCAGTTCATCGGCGAGGACAAAGTCTTCCGTCCGAACGAACCGATGAGCAAGGGCACCACGGCCATGTTCGACGAGCTCCACAAGTGGGCCGTGGCTCTGAAGGCGATGCGCGAACGTCCGGCCGAGTGA